CGATGACGCGCTCGGCCAGGCCGCGCCCCTTCATCTCGTCGAGGAAATCCGACAGCGGTGAGGCGAACACCCCGTAGTCGTTGAAGTGCACCGGAATCACCTTCGGCAGGTCGAGGAGTTCGGCGACGCCGGCGCCCTGCTTGCCGTCCATCGTCACGGTCAGCCCGAATGGCAGATGCCTGCCGAACGGCAGCCGGGTACCGCCGAGGTGCAGGACGCCCGCGTCGATGTCGGGGAACCGGCGCGGGATCTCGCCGAGTTCCTCGATGAGCAGGGTGTCGCCGGAGATGTAGAGCCGCCGCCTGGAGCCGTCGGGGCCGGAGACCTCCACCATCGACCCCATCACCGGGGGCAGCACGCGGTTGACGGGGGTCGGCGCGTGCCGCCCGGGCAGTGCGGTGACGCTGACCGTGGTGCCACCCTTGGTGATGGTGTGCTGCTGCCACGTGTCGAGCGCGACGGCATGGGCGAAGCCACGGCGCCGCAGGCGTTTGGCCGCATGCGGTGTGGTCACCACCGGCAGCGAACGGTCGAGCCCGTTCTGCGCCACCCGATCCCAGT
Above is a window of Mycolicibacterium baixiangningiae DNA encoding:
- a CDS encoding MBL fold metallo-hydrolase; the encoded protein is MDITVTFIGNATTLLTADGITLLTDPNFLHRGQHAYLGYGLLSKRLHDPALDIDRLPALDAVLLSHMHGDHWDRVAQNGLDRSLPVVTTPHAAKRLRRRGFAHAVALDTWQQHTITKGGTTVSVTALPGRHAPTPVNRVLPPVMGSMVEVSGPDGSRRRLYISGDTLLIEELGEIPRRFPDIDAGVLHLGGTRLPFGRHLPFGLTVTMDGKQGAGVAELLDLPKVIPVHFNDYGVFASPLSDFLDEMKGRGLAERVIELDRGASVTV